One segment of Triticum aestivum cultivar Chinese Spring chromosome 2A, IWGSC CS RefSeq v2.1, whole genome shotgun sequence DNA contains the following:
- the LOC123186812 gene encoding peroxidase 47-like, protein MHRLSQQKGKTMVSMKQQHVTRATAAVVAVLLLLMVAAPGGAAAQGRRGGGGGGRGYGYGGSGDHEWGGEGGGLSMDYYSMTCPHAQDIVRGVVFKALDKDPTLAASLLRLHFHDCFVRGCDASVLLDSTKAHGTAEKDALTDKSLRGFEVIDAVKAALEAQCPGTVSCADVLALAARDSVFMAGDLYYMVPMGRKDGYVSRAADTSALPAATLNASELIKVFVGDHGFTVPELVALSGAHTLGQAHCANFKNRLSGFGKAGKDPTMEAWMAASLAKTCKAGGDGATAKLDATSNAFDVEYYKGLQARRGLLTSDQTLLTGSPETATYVKQFADSPDDFFETFVQGMGRMGQLDLNPDGNVRISCRVLN, encoded by the coding sequence ATGCATAGACTATCACAACAAAAAGGCAAGACCATGGTGAGCATGAAGCAGCAGCATGTCACTCGCGCAACCGCTGCCGTAGTGGCCGTGCTGCTGCTGCTCATGGTGGCGGCCCCCGGTGGCGCGGCGGCACAAGGtcgtagaggaggaggaggaggaggacgtggataCGGATATGGCGGTAGTGGTGACCATGAATGGGGAGGCGAAGGTGGTGGTCTGAGCATGGATTACTACTCCATGACGTGCCCGCACGCCCAAGACATCGTGCGCGGCGTGGTGTTCAAGGCGCTGGACAAGGACCCCACCCTGGCGGCGTCGCTGCTCCGGCTTcacttccacgactgcttcgtccgCGGCTGCGACGCCTCGGTGCTCCTCGACTCCACCAAGGCCCACGGCACCGCCGAGAAGGACGCGCTCACCGACAAGTCCCTGCGCGGCTTCGAGGTCATCGACGCCGTCAAGGCCGCCCTCGAGGCGCAGTGCCCCGGcaccgtctcctgcgccgacgtccTCGCGCTCGCCGCCCGGGACTCCGTCTTCATGGCTGGGGACCTCTACTACATGGTGCCCATGGGCCGCAAGGACGGTTACGTCTCCCGCGCCGCCGACACCTCCGCGCTCCCCGCCGCGACGCTCAACGCGTCCGAGCTTATCAAGGTGTTCGTCGGTGACCACGGCTTCACCGTGCCGGAGCTCGTGGCGCTCTCCGGCGCCCACACGCTCGGCCAGGCCCACTGCGCCAACTTCAAGAACCGGCTCAGCGGCTTCGGCAAGGCCGGCAAGGACCCCACGATGGAGGCCTGGATGGCGGCGTCCCTGGCCAAGACCTGCaaggccggcggcgacggcgccacGGCCAAGCTCGACGCCACCAGCAACGCCTTCGACGTCGAGTACTACAAGGGCCTGCAGGCCAGGAGGGGTCTGCTGACGTCCGACCAGACGCTGCTCACCGGGTCGCCGGAGACGGCCACGTATGTGAAGCAGTTCGCCGACAGCCCGGACGACTTCTTCGAGACGTTCGTGCAGGGGATGGGGAGGATGGGGCAGCTGGACCTCAACCCGGACGGCAACGTCAGGATCAGCTGCAGGGTGCTCAACTAA
- the LOC123038347 gene encoding putative disease resistance protein RGA3, whose translation MAAVLDALAARVMNNIMDMGEEKIRMLLGVSHEINKLQGNVEPLRNLLTNAERRRITDKSVQAWVTKLKDAMYEAEDILDLCHLEAMDREEKQHSTGLCLRLQEKLPFLGCVGEKLQGILQPFLFFVQNPGFANQVGSRIKNLNDQLLTIRNGGVADFNFIDLGSYEERRRSLTNSAHPRRESAQFVHSDLVGDQIKENTEELEHKLIADGRNEHGSSVLRVVAIVGQGGIGKSTLAKKVFASKAIKEEFQIKIWLSITQQFTKVDLLRAAISQAGGEHSENKDETILVQDLTDAISKKKFLLVMDDVWNQEAWNHVLRTPVLNAADTQPGSRVLVTSRKVDVVRSMGASILRVNKLDDEDSWCLLKKQLPQPQVGVGRDFDDLKDIGMKIVKKCDGLPLAIKVMGGLLSRKDPKERDWEIILHKNLGWKEDDMSQEELNYSVSLSYDDLSPDLKQCFLYYSLLPKGSRFGKDGVISLWISEGFVQDGERSGSDQLDLEERGHGYHRELEDRNLLEPDDSDNNIWEYTLHDVVRSFAQFMAKEEAFVVQKDQADIRNLLPENKYFCRLSIKATHAKLDWTILEKQERLRTLLLIDCEIEPGGSLANFANLRVLDISSKESDWLVDSLGELRHLRHLSFSNTNISRLPDDIHKLRFLQHIHLRNCTKLEKLPDNITKLACLRYLNLDGSNVDVIPRGFGGLTNLRTLAGFPVKMDGEWCTLEELEALPHLRCLEVQGLENVPGSSVAKRAQISNKENLEYLELNFYKDEKEEEDQVHQIGVEQQERIESVVDELCPSPARLETLGIVRYFGGRLPNWLQSPAATTFKSLKHIGLEHITHCTRLPDGLCRIRSLERLGIEHAPAIEHVGPDFQTHEDAAREVAFPSLRRLVLDGLSGWKEWEWEAEEEQSKVIAMPALEHLGIGDCKLTHLPRGLASGRRHNLRILELEKLPLLEYVENFPSVVELNVYCCPELKRISGLSKLRTVDICDCPKLKLLEGVSVLDSLELDEEHWEVSGADARCTPKSKGYQQGEDQVSRELPLLLRFLGENWLINGRT comes from the exons ATGGCGGCTGTCCTTGATGCTTTGGCAGCCCGTGTGATGAACAACATCATGGACATGGGAGAAGAGAAGATTCGCATGCTGCTTGGCGTCTCCCACGAGATCAACAAGCTGCAAGGCAACGTGGAACCCCTCCGGAACCTCCTCACCAATGCCGAGAGGAGGCGAATCACCGACAAGAGCGTGCAGGCGTGGGTGACCAAGCTCAAGGATGCCATGTACGAGGCCGAAGACATCCTTGATCTCTGCCACCTCGAGGCCATGGACCGAGAGGAGAAGCAGCACTCCACCGGCTTATGCCTCCGGCTCCAGGAGAAGCTGCCATTTCTGGGCTGCGTGGGGGAGAAGCTGCAGGGTATCCTCCAGCCATTTCTCTTCTTCGTGCAAAACCCGGGATTTGCCAACCAGGTAGGAAGCCGCATCAAGAATCTCAACGATCAGCTGCTCACCATCCGCAACGGT GGCGTCGCTGACTTCAACTTCATTGACCTCGGCTCCTACGAGGAGCGGAGGAGGTCGTTGACCAATTCTGCACACCCCAGGCGTGAGAGCGCACAGTTCGTCCATTCAGATCTTGTTGGGGATCAGATCAAGGAGAATACAGAGGAACTGGAGCATAAGCTGATCGCCGATGGCCGTAACGAGCATGGTAGCAGTGTCCTCAGGGTGGTGGCCATCGTTGGCCAGGGTGGCATAGGCAAGAGCACCCTGGCGAAGAAGGTCTTCGCAAGCAAGGCCATCAAGGAGGAGTTCCAAATCAAGATATGGCTGAGCATCACTCAGCAGTTCACCAAGGTGGACCTACTAAGGGCCGCCATCTCCCAAGCCGGGGGTGAGCACAGTGAGAACAAGGATGAGACCATCCTCGTGCAGGACCTCACCGACGCCATATCGAAGAAAAAGTTTCTGTTGGTCATGGATGATGTGTGGAACCAAGAAGCATGGAACCACGTGCTCCGCACCCCCGTTCTTAATGCCGCCGATACACAACCAGGAAGCCGAGTCTTGGTTACCTCAAGAAAGGTTGATGTCGTTCGGAGCATGGGAGCTTCCATCCTGCGTGTCAACAAACTAGATGATGAAGATTCTTGGTGTTTGCTAAAGAAACAGCTGCCACAGCCACAG GTTGGTGTTGGAAGAGATTTTGATGATCTGAAAGATATTGGGATGAAGATTGTAAAAAAATGTGATGGGTTACCACTTGCTATTAAAGTGATGGGTGGACTCTTAAGCAGAAAAGATCCTAAGGAACGTGACTGGGAAATTATTTTGCACAAGAATCTTGGCTGGAAAGAGGACGACATGTCACAAGAGGAACTAAATTACTCAGTAAGCTTGAGCTACGATGATTTATCCCCCGATTTGAAGCAATGCTTTCTCTATTACTCACTTTTGCCAAAGGGTTCACGTTTTGGGAAGGATGGAGTTATTAGCTTGTGGATTAGTGAAGGGTTTGTTCAAGATGGTGAGAGGTCGGGGTCAGACCAACTTGATCTAGAAGAAAGAGGGCATGGGTATCATCGGGAGTTGGAGGATAGGAATCTTTTGGAGCCTGATGATTCAGATAATAACATATGGGAGTACACCCTGCATGATGTTGTCCGCTCGTTTGCTCAATTTATGGCTAAAGAAGAAGCTTTCGTGGTTCAAAAGGATCAAGCAGACATTAGAAATCTTCTTCCAGAAAACAAATACTTTTGTCGTCTCTCAATAAAAGCAACTCATGCAAAACTAGACTGGACCATCCTAGAGAAGCAAGAAAGATTGAGGACATTATTACTAATAGACTGTGAGATTGAACCTGGTGGTTCATTGGCAAATTTTGCTAATCTGCGGGTACTGGATATAAGCTCCAAGGAATCTGATTGGTTAGTGGACTCTTTGGGGGAGCTAAGACACCTAAGACACTTGTCATTCTCTAATACAAACATATCTAGGCTTCCAGATGACATCCATAAGTTGAGGTTCCTTCAGCACATTCATCTCAGGAATTGTACAAAGTTGGAAAAGCTTCCTGACAACATCACAAAACTAGCGTGTTTAAGATATCTTAACTTAGATGGGTCCAATGTAGATGTTATACCAAGAGGGTTTGGTGGCTTAACAAATTTGAGAACCCTTGCTGGGTTTCCAGTGAAGATGGATGGGGAGTGGTGCACTTTAGAAGAGTTGGAGGCTCTTCCACATCTTAGATGCCTTGAAGTCCAAGGCCTAGAAAATGTGCCTGGTAGTTCAGTTGCTAAAAGGGCCCAGATTAGCAACAAGGAGAATCTAGAATATTTGGAGTTAAATTTCTACAAGGATGAGAAAGAGGAGGAAGATCAAGTGCACCAAATTGGGGTGGAGCAACAAGAGAGAATAGAGTCTGTAGTTGATGAGCTCTGCCCTTCACCTGCTAGATTGGAGACTCTAGGAATAGTAAGATATTTTGGTGGTCGACTACCAAATTGGTTGCAGTCCCCAGCGGCAACAACCTTTAAGAGCTTGAAGCATATTGGCCTAGAGCACATAACCCACTGCACCCGACTACCCGATGGTTTGTGCAGGATCCGCAGTTTGGAAAGACTAGGGATCGAGCATGCTCCAGCCATCGAGCATGTCGGGCCTGACTTCCAGACCCATGAAGATGCCGCAAGGGAAGTCGCATTCCCAAGTCTGAGAAGATTGGTGTTGGATGGGCTGTCGGGATGGAAGGAGTGGGagtgggaggcggaggaggagcagaGCAAAGTCATCGCCATGCCAGCTCTGGAGCATCTAGGAATCGGGGACTGCAAGCTGACACACCTTCCCCGAGGACTTGCTAGTGGCCGCAGGCATAATCTGAGAATCCTTGAGCTAGAGAAGCTCCCGCTCCTAGAATATGTGGAGAATTTCCCTTCGGTTGTGGAGctgaatgtgtactgctgccccgAGCTCAAGAGGATCAGCGGCCTGTCCAAGCTGCGGACGGTGGACATCTGCGATTGCCCGAAGCTGAAGCTGCTGGAGGGTGTGTCGGTGCTGGACAGCCTGGAGCTGGATGAGGAACACTGGGAGGTTAGTGGAGCAGATGCGAGGTGCACACCCAAGAGCAAGGGATATCAACAAGGTGAAGACCAAGTGTCGCGTGAGCTCccacttctgcttcg ttttcttggTGAAAACTGGCTTATAAATGGCCGGACGTGA